The DNA sequence CGAAGAAGAGATgtattattaaaagaaggaaaGTTAGATGATGTTTACCACAATTACCAAATTGAGAGAATACAAGCCCTCCTTTATAACCCCTAAATAGATGTTCCCAAACACCACTCAAAGCACTACCAACTACAATAGGGTTCCTTTTTTGAAAGGAGCAATACTCTTTTTTCTTAATGTAACTGTAAGAGTACTTTAGCttttaatatgaaattcattaaaaaaaagtaaataatttggGAGGTCAAAATTTTCTCTACTTTATCAACAGAATGATTCCATgtaattagaaaaaatgaaaacaacgGCAAGAAATCGAGTGCATGTCCGAAGTCACTTTTCCGAAGCGAATTTATTCTCAGTTACTTTATGAAACAAATGGGGGAGTTTTAAAGTAGTAATCAGCTATTCCTTTCGCAAGAGAATCCTTGTGGTTGATTAAAAAGCGGAAAAAAGAAGATTAAGAGACACAGAAGCCTGGTGCGAAAAAAGGACACGAGGTGTTTAGCAGAAGAATACAGTGATATCTTTCGTGTTCTGTGCACATTTGATGTTTGAAAACCGAATATATGTGGCAGTAAATTTGGGCTAATTTTAAGCAATGATAacataattaacaataaaattaaaattacaatataatacAACAAAATTCGTTCGTACGCTGCTATGTTTAGTTTTAcaacaatttctaaaataatatccaacaaaccaaccagAATCAACATCTTTGCATGATGCAAACTTGAGATGATATTCCTCAAACATCACCTTTGGCTATCTTAGCTTTCTTGTTAGCAGAATCCTTCTGCTCAACTATCTCTGGGATGGTGTCCTGCATTATCTTTGGggaagaaaaatcaaaatccGCAACAGTAACACCCTTGAATTCTGGATTATCTTTTAGAAACGCTCCTATCTCATTGCGGGTTCTCAGTTTTTTCCCCGAAGGTGTGATGTAGTAAGCGTCCAATTTGGAGTAATCTTTTCTAAGTACCAAACTCCTCTTGAAACCTTGTGGAGTTTTTGGGAGGTTAGGCTTGTCAATGACCCAGGTTCGAGTGGAATCATATTCAATATCAGCAGGTTCATCACAGGAACAATTATCCTTTCTGCTGCATACGAACGGTTCCTCAGTGGCTTTACTTCTAATCTCTTCAAACTCTTCCTGTGTATCAATCACCCTCCATTTCAAGCAGTTTTTGCATTGCGCCGCGTATATATCCACTGAACCCTGACTTGACAGTGTTCTCTGTTTGGAAAACATTCAAATATGCAaactttagttttaattttttaatcatttttgtcTGTGCAGTGAATCTATTAGTTTAGTTCCTTTCAACGGTAGAAACAAACACCACTTTACACTTAGCAGCGGCAAAAGCAATCTAAACATCAAGCATTAGTTGGTAATGCAAGTTCTAATGTATAAAAGTTTATCAAACAAATATCAATTCCTAACTAAACTATGCGCTGCACAAGCTGGTTTCAACGAGCTATGAATCATTTGGCCTCTCGACAAGCTTTGCCTCAATGGGTTAATAAACTGGGAATAATTCAGGTAATACATAGGCTAAAGAGAATTTAGGTAAAACCATAGGCTAAAGAGAATTTAGGTCTCTGGAACCTACAAGGGCTTTCCAACAATCAGGCATGAGCAATGAGCCACCTTTTGACATATCAGATACACCAGCGCCACCACAGACGCATACAAGGGCAGAACAATAACGCTGAAAGAAGGTAGATCTTCTGCTGTACATTTggatattttatcataaaaattcagaaaattttatgaattattatgaatttttcaCAAACGCAACTTTTtctttgagtttttttttgtacaaatCGGTTATCTGTAGCAGATATTAAATCatattctctcttctctcttgaTTAACTACTATTATATTAATCTATAGGAGGATTTTGGCAGAGTAAAGGATTCCTTCTGAACAAGGATGGTTGCCGTTACCATATCAGGAAAAGTTAGATTACATTACATTAGTACAAATAGGTTTGGTATCCCATCACACCCACGTCctcaaatttgattaaaacttGCTGAGATCTCTGACGTCCTATCTCATCCTTAGGAACActtaataatctaaaattatgaCCCAAAACAgtacattaataatttttttccctttcccaATACGTGGATCGTAAATTCCAGAATCAAACACAACATTATATGTTTGAGGGATCCGAACCCTACTCACTAAACGAACACATGCAGGCGAAGTGAACAACAACTTATGCGGAATAccattaaaaaaggaaaaaaacatgataaattgtGTAGCTTTATTAAAGAGAACAATGCCCATTGCATGATAGACAGGATAATATGATTCACCTACAAACAAAGAACAAGCAGTAAAATTGACCGAGAAACAACCAATTATTTACAGCGAATCCatgaaaagtgaagaaaaatgaaTCAAGCGACAAAGTTGAAAAGCAGGGGATCTCGTGCATGTAAAACCCTAACTGCAAAATCATCAGAAACAAAGGAAATTAGTTGAAGAAAGAGATGAGAAGTACCTTGGAAGAGGATGGTGTTTTTGAGATTTCTTGACTTCCCTTCATTTCTTTCATTCACATAAGCTGCTTTCCTTTCAACTCTCTGCAAATACAATTCCCAGCATTTATATTCATCTAAGTCTGTTAAGTAAAGGTAGCTGTAATATCCAGGAATAATTATTCTATGTGTCAAATAAATATTTCCCtgatttaaaaaaagtgtcaaataTATCTCAACTTTTGAAAGAGTACTTCAATTAGGTACTTTTTAAACGGAGTAACCATATGttagtttgtgattttttaatttttttttaattttttaattttttttaatttttgaaaaaaaaattaaaatgtcacGGGTCAAGTCCatgtgacatgtggcattatCAGTGTCACGTAGCATTGCAATACCACGTGCTATCACTATCatatgtcattgtgttgatttcgatttagtccccatatatgttttttgtttcaatttagtactaacttatgtgtatctgattcaattttgacataatattttttaataattaaaatccattttttataaaatttaaagtaattaagtataaaagttttacaaaaattaagtatttgatatttatattaaaatttagtggtaaaagacattttattaagttatttttaataaaaaaattagtataacattcatacctatagaaattttggtttaaaattagtaagagacaatattgttctattttggaaaaaatataaaaattaa is a window from the Vigna unguiculata cultivar IT97K-499-35 chromosome 7, ASM411807v1, whole genome shotgun sequence genome containing:
- the LOC114190363 gene encoding methyl-CpG-binding domain-containing protein 4-like, whose protein sequence is MKEMKGSQEISKTPSSSKRTLSSQGSVDIYAAQCKNCLKWRVIDTQEEFEEIRSKATEEPFVCSRKDNCSCDEPADIEYDSTRTWVIDKPNLPKTPQGFKRSLVLRKDYSKLDAYYITPSGKKLRTRNEIGAFLKDNPEFKGVTVADFDFSSPKIMQDTIPEIVEQKDSANKKAKIAKGDV